Proteins encoded within one genomic window of Rhododendron vialii isolate Sample 1 chromosome 1a, ASM3025357v1:
- the LOC131334017 gene encoding EG45-like domain containing protein, whose translation MGSLIRFVLMVITVTSLISFGSAFTARATYYTKYIPSSCYGNVDQGTMIAKIGEEFYRKGYECGKKFYVRCVEGLNTTTCRGDGTNFVTVKIVGLCSSSECPSSSFSISLSKEAFNKIAYPGQRTIRAELEVA comes from the exons ATGGGCAGTTTGATCCGATTTGTGCTCATGGTCATCACAGTAACGAGCCTAATCTCATTTGGGTCCGCATTCACGGCCCGTGCAACATACTACACAAAATATATCC CATCTTCATGCTATGGCAATGTGGATCAAGGCACAATGATCGCAAAAATTGGAGAAGAGTTTTACAGGAAGGGGTACGAATGCGGGAAGAAGTTCTACGTTCGATGCGTTGAAGGATTGAACACAACCACTTGCCGAGGGGATGGTACTAATTTCGTAACCGTTAAGATTGTTGGTCTATGTTCATCAAGTGAATGCCCATCATCATCTTTCAGTATTTCCCTCTCCAAGGAGGCTTTCAACAAGATCGCGTATCCTGGGCAAAGAACCATACGAGCCGAGTTGGAAGT GGCATGA